A window from Dehalobacter sp. DCA encodes these proteins:
- a CDS encoding metallopeptidase TldD-related protein has translation MSSLLDQILDVLRKAQAGKHMAGGLRILDWRITCSQTQMITLGIKNNATGGVYSPPALKDSEKAEIYLIWEDGKCSRSVVQNPPPGRKDHWQTELNGWRAAAFEDKYAAKIPEPSELPDVGIAEQKLHDIVCRDHSCLFEQQGRIRADEPVEALKNGQIMAIWGKSNILTSTGVQVAFEESRYAVSWSFDSIVAEGFAERRLITAEEWLGLWEESVCRYRLLENQGEPVRSATKVILTPAVVSQMIDQYILPNFRGENVLERQSRFTTQDFSGHIPLFDPELTIEINPLLPGKWASYVLTNEGVPAMRTELLRDGRLETPYLNLKDAGRFGAGPTAIPYSSAGIRVKHTRKISWKDLVGTIEDGIMILSVLGLHTQNPVTGTFSLTAPCALRIKNGVVDGKTDVRINGNFWDILWREDTVYADHPLYNHPYLMFHIPPDNL, from the coding sequence TTGAGCAGCCTGCTTGATCAAATTCTTGATGTTCTCCGGAAAGCGCAGGCTGGCAAGCATATGGCCGGCGGTTTAAGGATCCTGGATTGGAGAATTACCTGTTCTCAGACCCAGATGATAACGCTGGGGATTAAGAACAATGCCACTGGCGGTGTTTATTCTCCGCCGGCGTTAAAAGATTCGGAAAAAGCAGAGATTTATCTTATCTGGGAAGACGGAAAATGCAGCCGCTCCGTCGTTCAGAATCCGCCTCCGGGTCGGAAAGATCACTGGCAAACGGAATTAAACGGTTGGCGGGCAGCAGCCTTTGAAGACAAGTATGCAGCAAAAATTCCCGAACCTTCGGAGCTTCCAGATGTCGGGATTGCCGAACAGAAGCTTCATGATATTGTCTGCCGAGACCACAGCTGTTTATTTGAACAGCAGGGAAGGATCAGGGCGGATGAACCTGTCGAAGCTTTAAAAAACGGACAAATCATGGCAATTTGGGGAAAAAGCAATATCCTGACATCGACAGGGGTCCAGGTCGCTTTTGAGGAGAGCCGATACGCCGTATCTTGGTCCTTTGACAGTATCGTTGCTGAAGGGTTTGCGGAAAGGCGCTTGATTACGGCTGAGGAATGGTTGGGGTTATGGGAAGAATCTGTCTGTAGATACCGTCTTCTTGAGAATCAGGGAGAACCGGTCCGGTCTGCAACAAAAGTAATTTTGACGCCTGCGGTGGTATCCCAGATGATCGATCAATATATCCTGCCAAATTTCAGAGGAGAAAATGTTCTGGAGAGGCAGAGCAGATTCACAACGCAGGATTTCTCCGGACATATACCATTATTTGATCCGGAACTGACAATAGAGATCAATCCTCTTCTGCCGGGCAAATGGGCAAGCTATGTGCTCACAAATGAAGGTGTACCTGCAATGCGCACAGAGCTGCTTCGTGATGGGCGCTTGGAAACACCGTATCTGAATCTGAAAGACGCCGGACGCTTCGGGGCAGGTCCGACTGCCATCCCTTACAGTTCGGCAGGGATACGTGTGAAGCATACCAGGAAGATAAGCTGGAAAGATCTGGTCGGAACGATTGAAGACGGGATCATGATCTTATCTGTTCTCGGTCTCCATACGCAGAATCCGGTTACCGGCACTTTCTCCTTGACTGCGCCCTGCGCTTTGCGCATTAAAAACGGAGTTGTCGACGGGAAAACGGATGTCAGAATAAATGGGAATTTCTGGGACATTCTGTGGAGAGAAGATACAGTTTATGCGGATCATCCACTGTACAATCATCCGTATCTGATGTTTCATATTCCGCCGGATAATCTTTAG
- a CDS encoding TldD/PmbA family protein produces the protein MLNPRKIRMVVGRTAGCLPCGYLIVRAQARREINIRLNNGRLENIATSSENGIGIQAFTEKGACGFASVNRISDAEAVHTAQKAMELAEENENTGCELNREIFGAPKIFSEIPNKAVYGFDSFTPEELAELAGGIHRQLREKGSEKSEISWQTNFRLIEDFWCIGRSDGTLVSFFIPRAVLSHQGTVKEGGQAQSFSVNSSGVDAGVLLDERSSGALLHKTIDKARFVQKVCTAPLLPVGSYPLLIDYGLAKGLAHEAFGHAVESDLMEESILGEVGKLKTGLVIARPDVDIIDGPLEGDWAYQPYSANGLFRETVHVVQNGVLKQGLGDIFSAAKAGMLVTGAGRSEYFGSVALPRMTNIRLVTATHIPIPTSDGLTEEISRLRRGLQDAGLLGEGFHILLLGYRGGQVNTRTGDFVFQCDGAVNLADSKLPVYRPGIFSGKILSVLDSVKLSLGEARYDAIGTCGKAGQMVPSSGGGSGYILLDKNENVKLGGDTVEQPA, from the coding sequence GTGTTGAACCCAAGAAAAATCAGAATGGTCGTCGGTAGAACGGCTGGATGCCTGCCGTGTGGATACCTGATCGTCAGAGCCCAGGCCAGACGGGAAATCAATATTAGATTGAATAATGGAAGGCTTGAAAATATAGCTACCTCAAGTGAAAATGGGATTGGAATTCAGGCCTTTACGGAAAAAGGAGCCTGTGGATTTGCTTCCGTAAACCGCATCAGCGATGCAGAGGCTGTCCATACAGCACAAAAAGCGATGGAACTGGCTGAGGAAAACGAGAATACAGGCTGTGAGTTAAACCGGGAAATCTTTGGCGCTCCCAAAATTTTCAGTGAGATTCCGAATAAAGCGGTTTATGGTTTTGATTCGTTTACACCGGAAGAACTTGCAGAGTTAGCGGGAGGAATTCACCGGCAATTGAGAGAAAAAGGGTCTGAAAAGTCGGAAATTTCCTGGCAGACAAATTTCAGGCTAATCGAGGATTTTTGGTGTATTGGCAGGTCGGATGGGACTCTAGTTTCTTTTTTTATTCCTAGAGCCGTCTTGTCTCATCAGGGAACGGTAAAAGAAGGCGGGCAGGCACAAAGCTTTTCGGTAAACAGCAGCGGTGTCGATGCCGGAGTACTGCTGGATGAAAGAAGCAGCGGCGCACTGCTGCATAAAACGATTGACAAAGCAAGATTCGTGCAAAAAGTATGTACAGCTCCGCTTCTGCCGGTGGGAAGCTATCCCTTGCTCATAGACTATGGGCTTGCTAAGGGATTGGCCCATGAGGCTTTCGGGCATGCGGTGGAATCTGATTTAATGGAAGAATCGATCCTGGGCGAGGTCGGCAAGCTGAAAACCGGACTTGTTATTGCACGTCCTGATGTCGATATCATTGACGGTCCCCTTGAAGGGGATTGGGCTTATCAGCCCTATTCGGCCAACGGTCTCTTCCGGGAAACCGTACACGTGGTCCAAAATGGGGTACTTAAACAAGGACTTGGCGACATTTTTTCGGCCGCCAAAGCCGGCATGCTGGTAACCGGAGCAGGAAGATCAGAATATTTTGGCTCCGTTGCGCTGCCCAGGATGACCAATATCAGATTGGTGACAGCTACGCATATACCAATACCTACAAGTGACGGTTTGACGGAAGAAATCAGCCGCTTGCGGCGGGGACTTCAAGATGCAGGCCTGCTCGGGGAGGGTTTTCATATTTTACTTTTAGGTTATCGGGGAGGGCAGGTCAATACCAGAACCGGAGATTTTGTTTTTCAATGCGATGGGGCGGTAAACCTCGCCGATTCAAAGCTGCCGGTTTACCGGCCCGGAATTTTTAGCGGGAAAATCCTTTCTGTGTTAGATTCTGTCAAATTAAGCCTTGGAGAAGCACGCTACGATGCCATCGGAACCTGCGGCAAAGCCGGTCAAATGGTTCCGTCCAGCGGCGGAGGAAGTGGTTACATTCTTTTGGACAAAAACGAGAATGTCAAGTTGGGAGGGGATACTGTTGAGCAGCCTGCTTGA
- a CDS encoding Na/Pi cotransporter family protein, translated as MLVPICFTFLGLMILLTGIKILRDGLEKFTGSYFQLVLQRFTATTARGFISGILATSILQSSTALTVMAISFVDAGLLSFQNTLGLILGSNIGSTVTPQLLSLPLKDFAIWLVPPGFLGFWLLKGKIKFFCYALAGLGLMFFSLSVLESAMIPLASTSYFQERLLHLNSSYLESIVAGTVLSAALHSSSATAGLVMVLTERGWLDLPTSLAFIFGANIGTCFTALIVSAFTSRSAQWVALFHVFVNVFGVLMFYPLLDPLTETIRFLGGSLSRQIANGHTIFNILSSLMVLPLLPYISRLLARPR; from the coding sequence ATGCTTGTCCCTATCTGTTTTACTTTTTTAGGCCTGATGATATTATTGACAGGAATAAAAATTCTTAGAGATGGCCTGGAAAAATTCACAGGGTCTTATTTTCAGCTCGTTCTGCAGAGATTCACCGCAACCACCGCGAGAGGATTCATCAGTGGCATTCTGGCGACGAGTATCCTGCAATCGAGCACAGCGCTGACCGTAATGGCAATTTCCTTTGTTGACGCCGGTTTGTTAAGCTTTCAAAATACGCTCGGACTGATCCTCGGAAGCAATATTGGCAGCACGGTAACGCCCCAGCTTTTGTCTTTGCCGCTCAAAGATTTCGCCATATGGCTGGTCCCGCCCGGATTTCTAGGGTTCTGGCTGCTGAAAGGCAAAATAAAATTCTTTTGCTATGCGTTGGCCGGCTTAGGGCTGATGTTTTTCTCTCTTTCCGTTTTGGAATCCGCGATGATCCCGCTTGCCTCGACCTCATATTTCCAGGAACGGCTGCTCCATCTGAACAGCAGCTATCTTGAAAGCATTGTGGCAGGTACCGTTCTCTCGGCGGCCCTGCATTCTTCAAGTGCAACGGCAGGCCTTGTGATGGTTTTAACAGAAAGAGGCTGGCTTGATTTGCCAACCTCCCTTGCTTTTATTTTCGGAGCCAATATCGGGACCTGCTTCACCGCTTTGATTGTCTCAGCTTTTACCTCAAGATCCGCTCAATGGGTTGCGTTATTTCATGTGTTCGTTAACGTTTTTGGCGTTCTGATGTTTTACCCGCTTCTGGATCCGCTGACCGAGACGATCAGGTTCCTTGGAGGTAGCCTAAGCCGCCAGATTGCCAACGGTCATACAATTTTTAACATCCTGTCTTCACTTATGGTTCTTCCTCTGCTGCCCTATATCAGCCGGTTACTGGCCAGACCCCGTTAG
- a CDS encoding FapA family protein, translated as MKEMIATGKTLEEIREKWSREWGCDPEELQIETIEKPGVFSRLYKVNVILSNPDKQNFPQEDTQEEDTRVLWDQVKYTIYPGSRVQSIVPYPHAGKLFMLGNEIGYEMPVNKGDTFEFYPLVQQGELSWKISVEPDGSKAVARVRHARAGKFVLANSLPNYSQLVLEQHVSWDASPEPDELPTEANLLKEINDKGIVYGIKSNLWADFMVVDGESEIVIAEANLPIPTVQPQLIDYVGEPVFQNEESNEEKIDYFACKIVLCQKDDILARKIPGKEGVPGTNIFGKATQVDKIKDFIITMKKNVYLTGNMEVKASCSGTPVRVNKNTYLVENAFIQNKDVDLSTGSIDFPGDVFIGGNVADGLYIHSSGTVKVQGSISGADIKAETGLAVRNNIIASKILVGEKHVSRSEFIKTIHEVSEELTLCVHQIEQLQGASTNTSVGQLFKVILEKNFQQLPKKVEELERLLNSQETGFVSQELDLAIRSMKHFMIGLGPLQLKDTLYLKNALKIVGLFMATKGLAALVSVLCDVSYVQNSEISCAGDFFCHKGVYNSILKIEGGIKIHGVCRGGEISCSGDLYIWELGGSNISATTIKASKNSHINIEFCHANIKIFIGKELIKIDEPAQKVDIFRDKGNLQVGKLRWDGSTR; from the coding sequence ATGAAAGAAATGATTGCAACAGGTAAAACGTTGGAAGAAATCAGAGAGAAATGGTCTCGGGAATGGGGCTGTGATCCTGAAGAGCTGCAGATAGAAACCATAGAGAAACCGGGAGTCTTCAGCAGGCTCTATAAGGTAAACGTAATTTTGTCGAATCCGGACAAACAAAATTTTCCACAGGAAGATACCCAGGAGGAAGATACCCGGGTCCTCTGGGATCAAGTCAAATATACGATTTATCCCGGATCGCGGGTTCAAAGCATCGTTCCTTATCCGCATGCCGGAAAATTATTTATGCTGGGCAACGAGATTGGATATGAAATGCCTGTTAATAAAGGCGATACCTTTGAATTCTATCCTTTGGTCCAGCAGGGTGAACTATCGTGGAAAATCTCAGTTGAGCCGGATGGCAGCAAAGCTGTCGCGAGAGTCAGACATGCCCGTGCGGGTAAATTTGTCCTGGCCAATTCTCTCCCAAATTATTCGCAGCTTGTACTGGAACAACATGTTTCCTGGGATGCTTCTCCTGAACCTGATGAGCTGCCAACGGAAGCAAACCTACTGAAAGAAATCAATGACAAAGGAATTGTTTATGGAATAAAAAGCAATCTTTGGGCGGATTTTATGGTAGTCGATGGTGAAAGCGAAATTGTCATCGCTGAAGCAAACCTGCCGATTCCAACTGTTCAGCCCCAGTTAATCGACTATGTTGGTGAACCCGTATTTCAGAATGAAGAAAGCAATGAAGAAAAAATTGATTATTTCGCCTGTAAGATTGTCCTTTGCCAGAAGGATGATATTCTGGCCAGGAAGATCCCGGGTAAAGAAGGGGTCCCCGGTACGAACATTTTCGGAAAAGCCACTCAGGTTGATAAAATCAAAGACTTCATTATTACAATGAAGAAGAATGTCTATCTGACTGGGAATATGGAAGTTAAAGCCTCCTGTTCCGGTACACCAGTAAGGGTCAATAAAAATACATACTTGGTTGAAAACGCGTTTATTCAAAACAAAGATGTTGATCTGAGTACCGGAAGCATCGACTTTCCAGGCGATGTGTTTATCGGGGGCAATGTTGCGGACGGACTGTATATTCATTCCTCCGGCACAGTCAAAGTACAGGGTTCTATCTCAGGCGCTGATATTAAAGCAGAAACGGGACTGGCAGTAAGAAATAATATTATAGCCAGTAAAATACTTGTTGGAGAGAAACATGTCTCTAGATCCGAGTTTATCAAAACCATACATGAAGTCAGTGAAGAGCTCACGCTCTGTGTTCATCAGATTGAGCAGCTGCAGGGAGCATCCACTAATACGAGTGTTGGCCAGCTTTTCAAGGTCATCCTCGAGAAGAATTTCCAGCAGTTGCCCAAAAAAGTTGAAGAGCTGGAGAGACTGCTTAACAGCCAGGAAACCGGGTTTGTATCCCAGGAACTTGATCTGGCGATACGTTCGATGAAGCACTTTATGATCGGATTAGGACCGCTTCAGCTCAAAGACACGCTTTACCTTAAAAATGCCCTGAAGATTGTAGGCTTATTCATGGCCACCAAAGGACTGGCCGCCTTAGTAAGTGTTCTCTGCGATGTTAGTTATGTCCAAAATTCTGAAATCAGCTGCGCGGGCGATTTCTTCTGCCACAAAGGCGTGTATAATTCCATTTTGAAAATTGAAGGCGGAATTAAAATCCATGGTGTCTGCCGTGGTGGCGAAATCAGTTGCTCAGGTGATCTTTACATTTGGGAACTTGGCGGCTCGAATATCAGTGCCACGACAATCAAGGCATCCAAAAACAGCCATATCAATATCGAGTTCTGCCACGCCAATATTAAAATTTTCATTGGCAAAGAGCTGATCAAGATTGATGAACCGGCTCAAAAAGTTGATATTTTCAGGGACAAAGGGAACCTTCAGGTTGGAAAGCTAAGATGGGACGGTAGTACGCGCTAA
- a CDS encoding LCP family protein has product MRKKKNTKRKAFTIIAVLLAGIIAGSAAFGYFFLNQGSTGAGGSTENSSTDSLNKRISFLLIGADKRPGQTSYNTDTIIVASVDPDTKLISLLSIPRDTRVSLPGSNSYVKINSVVMYRGIPELMDEVTELTGILLDGYVVTNFDGFKSIIDTVDGIELDVEMDMYKETGDEVDGVIDLKAGEQHLNGTQALQYARFRGDSTADIGRTARQQKVLKAVAKAVLQPSTIIKLPKLIPQINEVVETDLKLADILRLSKAAAAFDSSNMVNQTLPGYGLYLDNISYWEVNPDHAKQVAKNLLLGITTDITIDGTVLDLLSPELQSHITVPGSSSDPNGTASPGHDDSGSASGNSEDPSGAELNDGSTGTSDGTGTDIGQGAGSPDQGNSLGQDESNLNNGNASDKKTKEIKLLIIPE; this is encoded by the coding sequence TTGAGGAAGAAAAAAAATACAAAAAGGAAAGCTTTTACGATCATTGCAGTTTTGCTCGCAGGGATTATTGCCGGTTCGGCTGCCTTTGGCTACTTTTTCTTAAATCAAGGAAGTACAGGCGCGGGAGGCAGCACAGAAAACTCAAGTACGGACTCTCTTAACAAACGGATAAGCTTCCTGTTAATCGGTGCAGACAAAAGGCCCGGACAAACTTCCTATAATACGGATACTATCATTGTTGCGAGTGTGGATCCCGATACGAAATTAATTTCTCTCTTGTCCATTCCCAGGGATACCAGGGTCAGCCTTCCCGGATCAAATTCTTACGTCAAAATCAATTCGGTCGTGATGTACCGAGGAATTCCTGAGCTGATGGATGAGGTTACTGAACTGACGGGTATACTGCTTGACGGCTATGTCGTAACCAATTTTGACGGTTTTAAAAGTATTATCGACACAGTGGATGGAATTGAACTCGATGTTGAAATGGATATGTACAAAGAGACCGGAGACGAAGTTGACGGCGTGATTGACCTGAAAGCCGGAGAGCAGCATCTGAACGGGACTCAGGCGCTCCAGTATGCCAGATTCCGGGGAGACAGCACCGCGGACATCGGCAGAACTGCACGGCAGCAGAAGGTTTTGAAAGCGGTGGCCAAAGCAGTCCTGCAGCCCTCAACCATTATTAAACTACCAAAACTTATTCCTCAAATCAATGAAGTTGTTGAAACCGATCTGAAACTCGCGGATATTCTAAGACTATCCAAGGCAGCCGCGGCTTTCGACAGTTCAAACATGGTGAATCAAACACTGCCTGGCTATGGACTTTATCTTGACAATATCAGTTACTGGGAAGTCAATCCCGATCATGCCAAACAAGTGGCTAAGAATCTTCTGCTCGGGATTACCACCGATATAACCATCGACGGGACAGTCCTCGACCTGCTGAGCCCGGAACTGCAGTCCCATATCACGGTACCCGGAAGCTCTTCAGATCCAAACGGAACCGCATCTCCAGGTCACGATGACTCGGGCAGTGCGAGCGGGAACAGTGAAGATCCATCCGGAGCAGAGCTGAATGACGGAAGTACGGGAACAAGCGACGGAACCGGTACGGACATTGGACAGGGTGCGGGTAGTCCGGACCAGGGCAACAGCCTGGGCCAGGATGAAAGTAATTTGAACAATGGCAATGCTTCAGATAAAAAGACAAAGGAAATAAAGCTATTAATCATTCCTGAATAA
- the selD gene encoding selenide, water dikinase SelD, whose product MSGDKIRLTQYSSKSGUGCKIGPGDLAQVLCHFPKQTSNPDLLVGFDTSDDASVYRLNDNQAIVQTVDFFTPIVDDPYSFGQIAAANALSDIYAMGARPLTALNLVSFPIDKLDKSILMEILRGGKDKVEEAGALIIGGHSIDDPEPKYGLSVTGIVHPDRVLTNSSARENDLLVLTKPLGLGIITTGIKNGIVPATDEKAAIEVMARLNKEASEIAVLTGVNACTDITGFGLLGHLHEMMKASGMQAEIFAGNVPVLDCAWDCLEKGTIPGGTLSNLIYLEDYLEAACSLDWKLILGDAQTSGGLLLAVPEEKIEMLITECHNRDVHPVEIIGRVSKGEPGKVLIRGGTHAFGKTTINGVGQT is encoded by the coding sequence ATGTCCGGAGACAAAATAAGACTGACGCAGTACTCGAGCAAATCTGGCTGAGGGTGCAAGATTGGTCCTGGTGACCTGGCACAAGTTTTGTGTCACTTTCCAAAGCAAACGTCCAACCCGGATCTTCTGGTCGGCTTTGATACGTCAGATGATGCGAGTGTCTACCGTCTTAATGACAATCAGGCGATCGTCCAGACCGTTGACTTTTTTACTCCGATCGTTGATGATCCATATTCTTTCGGGCAAATTGCCGCAGCCAACGCCCTCAGTGATATCTATGCCATGGGTGCGCGTCCGCTGACTGCGCTGAATCTTGTTTCTTTTCCGATTGATAAGCTTGATAAAAGCATATTAATGGAGATACTAAGAGGGGGAAAAGACAAAGTTGAAGAAGCCGGAGCATTAATCATCGGCGGGCATTCGATCGATGATCCTGAACCGAAGTATGGTCTGTCCGTAACAGGCATTGTTCATCCTGATCGGGTGCTGACGAATTCCAGCGCCAGGGAAAACGATTTGCTCGTTCTGACAAAACCATTAGGACTTGGGATTATCACGACTGGGATAAAAAACGGGATTGTCCCAGCAACGGATGAGAAAGCCGCCATTGAGGTCATGGCACGGTTGAATAAGGAAGCGTCGGAGATTGCAGTCTTGACCGGGGTAAATGCCTGTACGGATATTACCGGCTTTGGTCTGTTGGGGCATCTTCACGAAATGATGAAAGCCAGTGGTATGCAGGCTGAGATCTTTGCAGGGAATGTTCCGGTTTTGGACTGTGCCTGGGACTGCCTAGAGAAAGGAACAATCCCCGGAGGAACGTTGTCCAACCTGATTTATCTCGAGGATTATCTGGAAGCAGCGTGCAGTTTGGACTGGAAATTGATCCTCGGTGATGCTCAGACTTCAGGGGGGTTGCTTCTGGCAGTGCCTGAAGAAAAAATTGAAATGCTAATCACGGAATGTCATAACAGGGATGTGCATCCTGTCGAGATCATTGGCAGAGTATCGAAGGGAGAACCCGGAAAAGTATTAATTCGTGGGGGAACCCATGCCTTTGGCAAGACTACGATAAATGGAGTGGGACAGACTTGA
- the selA gene encoding L-seryl-tRNA(Sec) selenium transferase gives MRNSKLRLLPPVNEVIAELAKNDDCNGYELSAITWAVRKALEKARKILLDDLNQDGEELNSGKTKKLHNFLYCQPEEFVPVFRAWLYKEIQAQLRGYGSMKRVINATGVILHTNCGRALLAPEAAAYVAEQAVVYSNLELNLETGNRGSRYSHIEEILAELTGAEASLVVNNNAAAVLLIMNTFAVHKEVIVSRGELVEVGGSFRIPEVLKAGGAKLVEVGATNKTWPKDYQEAIGPETAMLLKVHTSNYRIQGFQHEVPVDELVVLGKESGIPVVVDLGSGSFLDGSEYGLPQEPTVQDTLKSGASLVSFSGDKLLGGPQAGIIIGKKELIDRLKKNQLTRALRVDKLVLAALIGTLRFYQRGETGKIPVWNMLSHTKDDLWKDALKLSEMLAGLPGLEIEVMDAESCVGGGAFPTAVLPTCVCAVKPKQNSVVDLESFLRQGDVPILARIVKDAVIFDPRTLLPEDYQVIADRLRKWGP, from the coding sequence TTGAGAAACAGCAAACTGCGTCTTCTTCCTCCGGTAAACGAGGTCATTGCCGAATTAGCAAAAAACGATGACTGTAACGGTTATGAACTTTCGGCAATTACCTGGGCTGTAAGGAAGGCTTTGGAAAAAGCCAGAAAGATTCTTTTGGATGATCTGAATCAAGATGGTGAAGAATTGAATAGTGGAAAAACTAAAAAACTTCACAATTTTTTGTACTGTCAGCCTGAGGAATTTGTACCGGTCTTTCGAGCGTGGTTGTATAAGGAGATCCAAGCACAATTGAGAGGTTATGGAAGTATGAAGAGAGTCATCAATGCTACAGGTGTAATTCTGCATACGAATTGCGGACGCGCACTGCTTGCTCCGGAAGCCGCCGCCTATGTCGCGGAACAGGCTGTTGTTTACAGCAATCTTGAGCTTAACCTTGAAACCGGGAATCGTGGTTCGAGGTATAGCCATATCGAAGAGATTTTGGCAGAGCTGACCGGGGCCGAAGCATCCCTTGTTGTGAATAACAATGCAGCAGCGGTACTTTTAATCATGAATACTTTTGCCGTCCATAAAGAAGTCATTGTTTCCCGCGGAGAACTGGTGGAAGTCGGCGGATCTTTCCGTATTCCTGAAGTGCTCAAAGCAGGAGGGGCAAAACTGGTGGAAGTCGGAGCAACGAATAAGACCTGGCCAAAGGATTACCAGGAGGCGATTGGCCCGGAGACGGCGATGCTGTTGAAAGTACATACCAGTAATTATCGGATTCAGGGATTCCAGCATGAAGTTCCGGTTGATGAGCTTGTGGTGCTCGGTAAAGAGTCGGGGATCCCAGTTGTCGTGGATCTTGGCAGCGGCAGTTTCCTGGATGGATCGGAATATGGTCTTCCGCAGGAACCGACGGTGCAGGATACGCTGAAAAGCGGGGCTTCACTGGTTTCTTTCAGTGGGGATAAACTTTTGGGAGGCCCTCAGGCCGGAATTATTATCGGCAAAAAGGAACTGATTGACCGCTTGAAAAAAAATCAGCTTACTCGGGCTTTGAGAGTTGATAAGCTGGTTCTGGCTGCCTTGATCGGGACGCTCCGTTTCTATCAGAGAGGGGAAACTGGTAAAATACCTGTCTGGAATATGCTTTCCCATACAAAAGATGATCTTTGGAAAGACGCGCTGAAGCTTAGTGAAATGCTTGCCGGCCTGCCCGGTTTGGAAATAGAGGTTATGGACGCTGAATCCTGCGTCGGAGGCGGGGCTTTCCCGACGGCGGTGCTTCCCACTTGCGTATGTGCGGTAAAGCCAAAGCAGAATTCCGTAGTTGATCTTGAAAGTTTTTTAAGACAGGGAGACGTACCTATTCTTGCCCGCATTGTGAAAGATGCAGTTATTTTTGACCCTCGGACGCTACTCCCGGAGGATTATCAGGTGATTGCAGACCGTTTACGGAAATGGGGTCCGTGA
- a CDS encoding adaptor protein MecA: protein MRILKVNDNTVRIFISFTELADRNISLADLFQRSARTEQFFWELISKARDEVDFSLDQPFWIQATVASEDEFVITVIKQEEQIDAEINHIIQTAFGEKKKNPRPSPKFASEEQWVYLFEEFEDVVSAVRLLPGILQLQSALFQYEDEYYLTISNIGNPRKKKLAEAILDEFGESVMTTDTFLKEHGETIIEEDAVKILKRLEKKKRS from the coding sequence ATGCGTATTCTTAAGGTAAATGACAATACGGTTCGCATCTTTATCTCCTTTACCGAGCTCGCAGATCGCAATATATCTCTTGCTGACTTGTTTCAACGTTCCGCGAGAACTGAACAGTTTTTTTGGGAATTGATTTCAAAAGCCAGAGATGAGGTAGACTTTAGTTTAGATCAGCCTTTCTGGATCCAGGCTACTGTTGCTTCAGAAGATGAATTTGTCATAACGGTAATTAAGCAGGAAGAACAAATTGATGCGGAGATTAACCATATTATTCAAACCGCTTTTGGAGAAAAGAAAAAGAATCCGCGCCCTTCTCCGAAGTTTGCGTCTGAAGAGCAATGGGTATATTTATTTGAAGAATTTGAAGATGTGGTTTCCGCAGTCCGTCTTTTACCGGGGATTCTCCAGCTTCAATCCGCGTTGTTCCAATACGAGGATGAATATTACCTGACAATCAGCAACATTGGAAACCCGCGTAAAAAGAAACTGGCTGAAGCGATACTGGACGAATTTGGGGAATCTGTAATGACTACGGATACTTTCCTCAAAGAGCACGGTGAAACGATTATCGAGGAAGATGCCGTAAAAATCTTAAAACGCCTCGAGAAAAAGAAAAGGAGCTAA
- a CDS encoding RCKP-type rubredoxin-like domain-containing protein has protein sequence MALWECSVCKKVSEGRCRPKQCPECGADKEKIVKKD, from the coding sequence ATGGCTTTGTGGGAATGTAGTGTATGCAAAAAGGTCTCTGAAGGAAGATGTCGTCCAAAACAATGTCCCGAATGCGGCGCTGATAAAGAAAAGATAGTGAAAAAGGATTAG
- a CDS encoding chemotaxis protein CheW yields MGFQSVIFLLGGEEYGLPIEVVQEITQLTEVHPVPQSTKYVKGLIIIRGQAIPLIDLHAKFEIPSRNEAGFAIIMKINDNVVGIAVDEIIEVRTLENVVQAPPLVAASFIGGIVNLPDRLIVQLDPAFIFRTDELEGLKALA; encoded by the coding sequence ATGGGCTTCCAATCCGTTATTTTTTTGCTGGGTGGCGAAGAATATGGCCTCCCGATTGAGGTCGTGCAGGAAATAACACAGCTGACAGAAGTTCATCCTGTACCCCAGTCCACGAAATATGTCAAGGGCCTTATTATTATCAGAGGTCAGGCAATTCCGCTGATTGATCTGCATGCCAAATTTGAGATTCCGTCCCGGAATGAGGCTGGTTTTGCAATCATTATGAAAATTAATGATAATGTTGTCGGCATTGCCGTTGATGAGATCATTGAGGTAAGGACACTCGAGAATGTTGTCCAGGCTCCTCCTTTGGTTGCTGCCTCATTTATCGGAGGAATTGTCAATCTCCCGGACAGACTGATCGTTCAGCTTGATCCGGCATTTATTTTTAGAACCGATGAGCTGGAAGGTTTAAAGGCTTTGGCCTGA